A single region of the Polyangia bacterium genome encodes:
- a CDS encoding VWA domain-containing protein, whose translation MITFAHPHLLWLLLALPAIALLRSRRGRRAAVRYASVATARLVGRTTRARLGQLLPYLRFPAAALLIVALARPQIAHASTKIEASGVDMVLALDVSGSMQALDLKLDGQRVARLSVVKSVVSKFIAARPNDRMGVIAFAGQPFLVSPLTLDHDWLEKSLSRVSIGSGEDGTAIGSALAASVNRLRHSDAKSKIVVLLTDGMNNAGSVQPAMAAKAAAALGVKVYTIAVGAEGRAPIPVVDDAGRKRTVMGEVEVDEQTLRGIADATGGAFFRATDTDSLTAIYARIDSLEKTVRTMNRFEHREERFAWAAFPAMAFFLTELGLGATALRRVP comes from the coding sequence ATGATCACGTTCGCTCATCCGCATCTGCTTTGGTTGCTGCTGGCGCTGCCGGCGATCGCCCTCCTGCGCTCGCGCCGCGGAAGGCGGGCGGCGGTTCGTTACGCCAGCGTGGCCACCGCCCGCCTGGTCGGTCGCACGACGCGCGCCCGCCTCGGTCAGCTCTTGCCGTATCTGCGTTTCCCGGCCGCCGCGCTGCTGATCGTCGCCCTGGCCCGACCGCAGATCGCCCACGCCAGCACCAAGATCGAAGCCAGCGGCGTCGACATGGTACTGGCGCTGGACGTCTCGGGATCGATGCAGGCGCTGGATCTGAAACTGGATGGCCAGCGCGTCGCTCGGCTGTCGGTGGTGAAGTCCGTGGTGTCCAAGTTCATCGCCGCCCGTCCCAACGATCGAATGGGCGTCATCGCCTTCGCCGGCCAGCCGTTCCTGGTCAGCCCGCTGACGTTGGATCACGATTGGCTGGAGAAGAGCCTGTCGCGGGTGTCCATCGGTAGCGGCGAGGATGGTACCGCCATCGGCTCGGCGCTGGCCGCGTCGGTCAATCGGTTGCGCCACAGCGACGCGAAATCCAAGATCGTCGTGCTGCTGACCGACGGCATGAACAACGCCGGCAGCGTGCAACCGGCCATGGCGGCCAAGGCCGCCGCCGCGCTGGGCGTCAAGGTCTACACCATCGCCGTCGGTGCGGAAGGCCGCGCGCCCATCCCGGTGGTCGACGACGCCGGCCGCAAGCGCACCGTCATGGGCGAGGTGGAGGTCGACGAGCAGACGCTGCGTGGGATCGCCGACGCCACCGGCGGCGCGTTCTTCCGGGCCACCGACACCGATTCGTTGACGGCGATCTACGCGCGCATCGACTCGCTGGAAAAGACGGTGCGCACGATGAACCGCTTCGAACATCGCGAAGAACGCTTCGCCTGGGCGGCGTTCCCGGCGATGGCTTTTTTTCTGACCGAGTTGGGCCTGGGCGCCACCGCGCTCCGGCGCGTTCCGTAA
- a CDS encoding VWA domain-containing protein, which translates to MMHLQFAHPQWLWLGALGSAAVTLLLVRAARLRRRAASHLAGARFVTTVSGTRRLLKQTLLVLAVAAGFGALARPQAGFRWEQSQREGIDLMFAVDTSKSMLATDLRPDRLTRAKLAVSDLLREFPGERAGLIAFAGDAFVQAPMTIDHDIFGEALDALDTGIIARGGTNIAAPIRAAIQAMATEPDRRKLLVIVSDGEDLQGQGLAAAQEAAHAGLVIYTVGVGTPAGDLIPIIRDGQQQVMRDDAGQPVRSRLDEAMMRKLAETTGGAYAALGPSGRGLETLYRQYLAHLPRRTVAERLHKVYTERFQYPLALAIACLLLELVLSERRRTTRARGSTLKSLGSAAAAVAAFFLIGAAQPAQAATATSTPTPKATSSVSQYNDGTAAYRQKDFPAAERQFHGATRTTDLGVQADAYYDLGNARYRVGQGSLAKDRSATIDAWKNAVASYDGALALRPQDADARFNRELVSRRLAALEQQQKQDQKQNQKQSEQKQPQGAQNQPDQKNQSGQKKDKSAGKQPQQSSAGGGSSGQQNNGPGPEPKPAQKTGEQKNAAANAPQPQAGQPQAGQRQAGGPGVVSGQAGQPGEKDRAPAARREPGALSASEAEQLLNSVSGEMRHLPIASARRQQPNHDDSPLKDW; encoded by the coding sequence ATGATGCACCTTCAATTCGCCCACCCGCAGTGGTTGTGGCTGGGCGCGCTTGGCTCCGCCGCCGTCACGCTTCTCTTGGTCCGAGCGGCGCGGCTGCGCCGGCGCGCTGCCAGCCATCTGGCCGGCGCCCGCTTTGTCACCACCGTCAGCGGGACACGCCGCCTCCTCAAGCAGACGCTGCTGGTGCTGGCCGTCGCGGCCGGCTTCGGGGCGCTGGCGCGGCCACAGGCGGGATTTCGCTGGGAGCAATCGCAGCGCGAGGGGATCGACCTGATGTTCGCCGTCGACACGTCGAAGAGCATGCTGGCCACTGATCTGAGGCCCGATCGGCTGACCCGCGCCAAGCTGGCGGTCAGCGATCTGCTGCGCGAATTTCCCGGCGAGCGAGCCGGCCTGATCGCCTTCGCCGGCGATGCCTTCGTGCAGGCGCCGATGACCATCGACCACGACATCTTCGGCGAGGCGCTGGATGCGCTGGACACCGGGATCATCGCCCGCGGCGGCACCAACATCGCCGCGCCCATTCGCGCCGCCATCCAGGCCATGGCCACCGAGCCCGATCGGCGCAAGCTGCTGGTGATTGTCAGCGACGGCGAGGATCTGCAGGGACAAGGCCTGGCGGCGGCGCAGGAAGCGGCACATGCCGGCCTGGTCATCTACACCGTCGGGGTGGGCACGCCGGCGGGCGATCTCATCCCGATCATCCGCGACGGCCAGCAGCAGGTGATGCGCGACGACGCCGGTCAGCCGGTGCGCTCGCGGCTGGACGAAGCGATGATGCGCAAGCTGGCCGAGACCACCGGCGGTGCGTACGCGGCGCTGGGCCCGTCCGGCCGGGGATTGGAGACGCTGTATCGCCAGTACCTGGCCCACCTGCCTCGCCGCACCGTCGCCGAACGCCTGCACAAGGTTTACACCGAGCGCTTTCAGTATCCGCTGGCGCTGGCCATCGCCTGCCTGCTGCTGGAGCTGGTTTTGTCCGAACGCCGACGGACGACCAGGGCGCGCGGTTCAACGTTGAAGTCGCTGGGCAGCGCGGCGGCAGCGGTGGCGGCCTTTTTCCTGATCGGCGCTGCCCAACCCGCGCAGGCGGCGACTGCCACATCGACACCGACACCGAAGGCCACCAGCAGCGTGTCGCAATACAACGACGGAACCGCGGCCTACCGCCAGAAGGACTTCCCGGCCGCAGAGCGCCAGTTTCACGGCGCCACGCGCACCACCGACCTTGGTGTGCAGGCGGACGCCTATTACGACCTCGGCAACGCGCGGTATCGCGTCGGGCAAGGGTCTTTGGCCAAGGACCGCTCGGCGACCATCGACGCCTGGAAAAACGCCGTGGCGTCTTATGACGGCGCGCTGGCCTTGCGGCCCCAGGACGCCGACGCTCGCTTCAACCGCGAGCTGGTGTCGCGGCGCCTGGCCGCTTTGGAACAGCAGCAGAAGCAAGATCAGAAGCAGAACCAGAAACAGTCGGAGCAAAAGCAGCCGCAAGGCGCGCAGAACCAGCCCGATCAGAAAAACCAGTCGGGTCAGAAAAAGGACAAAAGCGCGGGAAAACAGCCGCAACAATCGTCAGCGGGCGGTGGTTCGTCCGGGCAACAGAACAACGGACCGGGACCAGAGCCAAAACCCGCTCAGAAAACCGGTGAACAGAAAAACGCCGCCGCGAACGCTCCGCAGCCGCAAGCCGGTCAGCCGCAAGCCGGTCAGCGGCAAGCCGGTGGTCCGGGCGTCGTCTCGGGACAGGCCGGCCAGCCCGGCGAAAAAGATCGCGCCCCGGCCGCGCGACGCGAACCGGGGGCGCTCAGCGCCAGCGAAGCGGAGCAACTTCTCAATTCAGTGTCCGGCGAAATGCGGCACCTGCCCATCGCCAGCGCTCGCCGCCAACAACCAAACCACGACGATAGTCCCCTCAAGGATTGGTGA
- a CDS encoding BatD family protein, with the protein MNNKPALSFSLVAALAVTIVAAPAWARSTTAATTNASASANGLRDPARAFIKMDLHLEKGTPGVSVGQSVPVTIRAFFLGGTGVTLNGRPTVASDALLLSDLTTDAKQSSVQIRGLPYTELTWNGILTAVKEGTAKTEIELPVQLSYREAPRARALPRPGASDPSAPAGDDDDQSAADPFASLLRQSPFASDPFFAQMFKGGDPFQGMFDDLAGTIRQRDVTLRDNAGTLTVAALPLHAPPGFSGAVGSFTISATLDNQALRVGEPATLTFIARGRGSFSRLSPAGLAPSDELNTYGVTSTFKPGATALTGEKVFTQTIVPRQGGALTVPAVALTYFDPTERRFVTRHSAPIAVAVRGSAGDHPAAIASTAPPTVEPAGTLKTPSLVVTAAVPDGAPSSLTPVIQTRWFWKLAAAMAIAAAALSVAGFAHGKGAFKTAGANRRVRRQVAAQGRRMKAAVDRGDAVALFTAARTAWQTRLGAAWGVPSQAIAAADVATRLGGRGDRICEVFERADRLTYAGGQSAGPDDLEHWQSQISDELGAWEATS; encoded by the coding sequence ATGAACAACAAACCCGCTCTCTCTTTTTCACTCGTTGCTGCGCTGGCGGTGACCATCGTCGCCGCGCCGGCCTGGGCCCGCTCGACCACCGCCGCCACCACCAACGCCAGCGCTTCCGCCAACGGCCTTCGCGATCCTGCGCGGGCGTTCATCAAGATGGACCTGCACCTTGAAAAAGGAACGCCCGGGGTTTCCGTCGGCCAGTCCGTGCCCGTCACCATTCGAGCCTTCTTCCTGGGCGGCACCGGCGTGACCCTGAACGGAAGACCGACGGTCGCTTCCGACGCTCTGCTGCTGTCAGACCTGACGACGGACGCCAAGCAGTCATCGGTCCAGATACGCGGCTTGCCGTACACCGAGCTTACCTGGAACGGGATCCTGACCGCAGTGAAAGAAGGTACGGCCAAGACCGAGATCGAACTGCCGGTGCAGCTTTCCTATCGCGAAGCCCCGCGCGCCCGCGCCCTGCCCCGTCCTGGCGCGTCTGACCCGTCGGCGCCTGCGGGCGACGACGATGACCAGAGTGCCGCGGATCCGTTTGCGTCGCTGCTCCGTCAGTCGCCGTTCGCGTCCGATCCGTTTTTCGCCCAGATGTTCAAAGGCGGCGATCCGTTCCAGGGAATGTTCGATGATCTGGCGGGGACGATTCGCCAGCGCGACGTCACCCTGCGCGACAACGCCGGAACCCTGACCGTCGCGGCGCTGCCGCTTCATGCGCCGCCCGGATTCTCCGGCGCCGTCGGATCCTTCACCATCAGCGCAACGCTGGACAACCAGGCCCTGCGCGTCGGCGAGCCGGCGACGCTGACCTTCATCGCGCGTGGCCGGGGAAGTTTCTCTCGCTTGTCGCCGGCGGGCCTCGCCCCCAGCGACGAGCTGAACACGTACGGTGTCACCTCCACTTTCAAACCGGGAGCCACCGCGCTGACCGGAGAAAAAGTTTTCACGCAGACCATCGTGCCTCGCCAAGGGGGCGCCCTCACGGTGCCCGCGGTGGCGTTGACGTACTTCGATCCGACCGAGCGACGGTTTGTGACCCGTCACAGCGCGCCCATCGCCGTCGCGGTCAGGGGAAGCGCGGGCGACCATCCGGCGGCGATCGCCTCGACCGCGCCGCCCACCGTCGAACCGGCCGGCACGCTCAAAACGCCGTCATTGGTCGTGACCGCCGCTGTTCCCGACGGCGCGCCCTCCAGCTTGACGCCCGTGATTCAAACCCGTTGGTTCTGGAAGCTCGCCGCAGCGATGGCGATCGCCGCGGCGGCGCTGTCCGTCGCCGGCTTTGCGCACGGCAAGGGCGCGTTCAAAACCGCCGGCGCCAACCGGCGGGTCCGACGCCAGGTGGCGGCGCAAGGTCGCAGGATGAAGGCGGCCGTCGATCGCGGTGATGCCGTCGCCTTGTTCACCGCGGCGCGCACGGCCTGGCAAACCCGCCTGGGCGCCGCGTGGGGTGTGCCTTCGCAGGCGATCGCCGCCGCTGACGTGGCGACCCGCCTGGGCGGGCGCGGCGATCGCATTTGCGAGGTCTTCGAACGCGCCGATCGGCTGACCTACGCCGGCGGGCAGTCCGCCGGCCCGGACGATCTCGAACACTGGCAAAGCCAGATCAGCGACGAACTGGGAGCATGGGAGGCGACGTCATGA
- a CDS encoding response regulator transcription factor — MRLLLVEDDQKIGAFIEKGLQQEGHAVDWARTGPDGVAALVDGTAYEAAIVDVMLPVLSGLDLIRTVRRKRIATPIIILSARDAVADRVAGLDAGADDYLTKPFSFAELVARLNALIRRATNVRVGETRLSYGGVSLDLLSRQVTRDGAVVTLQAKELALLEYFLRNPERVLSKTMILQQLWDYSFDPQTNVVDVLVCRLRNKIDRGFQKTLIQTLRGVGYVLREK, encoded by the coding sequence ATGCGCCTCCTGCTCGTCGAGGACGACCAGAAAATTGGCGCCTTCATTGAAAAGGGCCTTCAACAAGAGGGGCACGCGGTGGACTGGGCTCGCACCGGCCCCGACGGTGTGGCTGCCCTGGTTGACGGCACCGCCTACGAAGCAGCGATCGTCGACGTGATGCTCCCGGTGCTCAGCGGTCTCGACCTGATCCGGACCGTTCGACGGAAGCGAATCGCCACGCCGATCATCATTCTGTCCGCGCGCGACGCCGTCGCCGATCGGGTGGCCGGCCTGGACGCGGGCGCCGACGACTATCTGACCAAGCCGTTCTCCTTTGCCGAGCTGGTGGCGCGCCTCAACGCCCTGATTAGGCGGGCCACCAACGTCAGAGTCGGCGAGACCCGCCTGTCTTACGGAGGCGTCTCGCTGGATCTGCTCAGCCGGCAGGTCACCCGTGATGGCGCCGTGGTGACCCTGCAGGCCAAGGAACTGGCCCTGCTGGAATACTTTCTGCGCAACCCCGAGCGCGTGCTGAGCAAGACGATGATCTTGCAGCAGCTGTGGGATTACTCGTTCGATCCGCAGACCAACGTCGTCGACGTTCTGGTCTGCCGCCTGCGCAACAAGATCGATCGCGGCTTTCAAAAGACGCTGATTCAGACTTTGCGGGGAGTCGGCTATGTCCTCCGCGAGAAATGA
- a CDS encoding HAMP domain-containing sensor histidine kinase, which produces MSSARNEPPNAPPASSAAPSPFRTLTFRLSLWYAATLLVALALLGGLALYAVHRAVVRDEDVVVHQRLERHTAVLDRMGLSGFEQAINAATALEGEPGAVRVQDSAGRTLFNHGDVESSAMVVSTSVSQDLRLEVASPADPWARIGGPVKAAVLALLIGCLLFGVVGSVILTRRALRPVAALTATAQAVVQSGDLSSRVDVSRGSGGELDQLALLVNRMLERNQTLVRTMREALDNVAHDLRTPLTRLRGIAEVALRADKPEQAPEALADCIEESDRALVMLRTLMDISEAEAGIMKLDRTQVDLHLIAAATIELYEQVADEAGVSVVLLPGDPVVTFADDNRLRQAAANLVDNAIKYTPRGGQVQLDTESDPNAHEVRLRVRDNGRGIPAEAISRIWDRLYRVDPSRTERGLGLGLSLVKAIALAHGGRVEVESVPGQGSTFLLAVPLQVQDPKWVPGRRSQ; this is translated from the coding sequence ATGTCCTCCGCGAGAAATGAACCGCCGAATGCGCCGCCGGCCAGCAGCGCCGCGCCATCGCCCTTTCGGACGCTGACATTTCGCCTGAGCCTGTGGTACGCGGCCACTTTGTTGGTCGCCCTGGCGTTGCTGGGCGGATTGGCCCTGTACGCCGTCCACCGCGCCGTCGTGCGCGACGAGGACGTCGTCGTGCACCAGCGGCTAGAACGTCACACCGCCGTCTTGGATCGGATGGGACTTTCCGGCTTCGAGCAAGCGATCAACGCCGCCACCGCGCTGGAGGGCGAGCCAGGCGCGGTTCGGGTGCAGGACAGCGCCGGGCGCACGCTGTTCAACCACGGCGACGTCGAAAGCTCGGCCATGGTGGTGTCGACGTCGGTCAGCCAAGATCTTCGCCTGGAGGTCGCCTCGCCCGCCGATCCCTGGGCGCGCATCGGCGGCCCGGTGAAGGCGGCCGTGCTGGCGCTGCTGATCGGCTGTCTTCTCTTCGGCGTCGTGGGAAGCGTGATCTTGACCCGCCGGGCGCTGCGACCGGTGGCCGCCCTGACGGCGACCGCCCAGGCGGTGGTTCAATCCGGCGATTTGTCGTCGCGCGTGGACGTCAGCCGCGGCAGCGGCGGTGAGCTGGACCAGCTGGCGCTGCTGGTGAACCGCATGCTGGAGCGCAATCAGACCCTGGTACGCACCATGCGCGAGGCGCTGGACAACGTCGCCCACGATCTGCGCACGCCGCTGACCCGCCTGCGCGGTATCGCCGAGGTGGCGCTGCGCGCTGACAAACCCGAGCAGGCGCCCGAGGCGCTGGCCGATTGTATCGAGGAATCAGATCGGGCGCTGGTCATGCTGCGCACACTGATGGACATCTCGGAGGCAGAGGCCGGGATCATGAAACTGGATCGAACGCAGGTCGATCTTCATCTGATCGCCGCCGCGACCATTGAACTTTACGAGCAGGTCGCGGACGAGGCCGGTGTATCGGTGGTGCTGTTGCCAGGCGATCCAGTGGTGACGTTCGCCGACGATAACCGGTTGCGACAGGCGGCGGCCAACCTGGTCGACAACGCCATCAAATACACGCCGCGCGGCGGGCAGGTTCAACTGGACACCGAGAGCGATCCGAACGCTCACGAGGTGCGGCTGCGCGTCCGCGACAATGGCCGCGGCATTCCGGCTGAGGCCATCTCTCGGATTTGGGATCGCCTTTACCGCGTGGATCCCAGCCGCACCGAGCGCGGCCTGGGCCTTGGCTTGAGCTTGGTCAAGGCCATCGCGCTGGCGCACGGCGGCCGGGTCGAGGTCGAGAGCGTGCCAGGTCAGGGCTCGACGTTCCTGCTCGCGGTACCATTACAGGTCCAAGACCCGAAGTGGGTCCCGGGGCGCAGGAGCCAGTGA